The genome window GAGATGACTGGATGTTTGTACGTTCAAAGCAACTAGACCAATTAAAAAATTCAATAAGTGATTCGACAATTAAAGTGGTTTATGGTGTCCGCCGCGGGGGTAAAACAACCCTGCTGGAACAGCTTCGTTCCTATCTGAAACGGCAGGGGGTCCCGAGCGCACGGATTCTGATCTACGACTTTGATCACCCCGCTAACGCTCAGCAGGATCCTACGCAGCTTTTTCAGCAAATTAAAAAAAGGCTCACCAGGGACCAGGTTACCTACCTGTTCTTCGATGAGCTTGAAACGGTGCCCAACTATCAATTATTGGTGCAAAAGTTAGTTCACTTGCCGCGGGTCGACCTGTACATCACCAGCTCGGCGGTTAGCATCCAACGGCTAGCCAGTCAGTTTCCCTGCCGGATGGTCTACCTAGGTCCCTTACGCTTTCAGGAGTTTCTCACCTACCACCAGCTTTCCGCCAATTTAAGTTCGCTCTACCACTACCTCAACACCGGTGGTTTCCCCTTCGCGCAGGAAATCCGGAATTTTACGGCAGCACGCAACTATTTTGAGGGGGTGATCAATACAATCATTCTCAACGGCTTTTCCCAGCGCAACACCCTGTGCAACGCGGGCCTCGTCCAGCAGCTGGCCCTCTTCTTAGCCAACCATGCTGGGGAATTGACCAACGTTTCCCGGGTAGTTGCCAGCTTGCAGGACGGCAGCGTGAATGTTTCCAACAAGACCCTTGCCGCCTACCTCGATTTCCTTCAACAGGGCTTCCTCTTTTCCCCCTGCCAGGAGCTCAACCTGAAAACAGGCATGGCCAAGCCGACCAACGCTCAGTATTTTCCAATTGATCCATCCCTGCGGTCGATTTTGGCGAACAAGCAAAACGCCCTGTCAGAACGAAATTTGGCAATCGTTGTGTTCAACGAGTTACGCAGCCGTGGCTACCAGGTCTTTACCAGCTGTAAGGGGCATCCCGTAACCTTTGTCGGCATCCAAAACCAGCAGCGGCACTACTTCCAGTTCAACTTTTCCCTACTCACCGACGCGGCTTACCAAAAAACGGTGGCGGACCTGCACCGCCTCCCTGACGATGGTCCCCGGACGTTGATCCTTGCTAAGCAGGGCGATCACCAGCTCCCCGGCGATGACCAGGTCCAAACAGTGAGCCTGGTTGACTGGCTGATGACGGAATAGGCAAAGAGGGAATACCCCGGCTTCGCCTCCGGTGTCTCGTTCAGCCTAAAAATGAAAGGCGGCAGCACTTGATAAAAACCAAGTACTGACGCCTTTCATATTTTATTCTCTTACCCCCGCCGCAAGTAGAGGCGGTCAACCACATGACCATGGGTCTTGTGCAAAATCAAGTTGGCCCTAGTCTTCGTTGGCAGGATAAAGTCGATCAGGTTGGGCAGGTCGACCCGCCGCCACACATCTTTAGCCATCGCGAAGGCTTCCTCCTGGTTTCCCTGTGAGTACGGATAGTAGTAGTTAGACGGGTCCGTGAAGGCCGTTTTTAAGAGCAGGCCAAAACGCTGCAAGTACCAACACTCAATTAAATCTGGGTCGGCATCGACGTAGATCGACCAGTCGAAATAGTCGCTGACATACAGGCGCTGGTTGCTTGGCAACTGTAAGGTATTGATTCCCTCAACAATCAAGATGTCTGGACGGTCAATTACCAGGGGCTTGTCTGGCTGAACATCGTAAACCTGGTGAGAATAGGTTGGCGCCGTGACTACTGGTTCGCCCGCCTTAACATCGTTGAGGAACTTGAGGAGCTTCTCCATGTCGTAGGACTCTGGAAAACCTTTCCGATCCATAATCCCCCGCCGTTTCAACTCCGCGTTCGGGTACAGGAAACCATCCGTGGTCATCAATTCGACCCGCTTATCCGGCAGTAGTTTGTTTAGCAAAATACTGAGAAGCCGGGCAATTGTACTCTTCCCGACCGCCACCGATCCGGCAATGCCAATGATATAGGGGACCCGTCGTACTGGCTGCTGCAAAAAGTTGGCCTTTTGCATCTGCCATTCCAAAAAGTTTTGATAGTGTAATTGGAGCAGCTTAATCAGTGGCAGGTACACATCCTGAACGTCCGTCAACGAAATCCGGTCATTCAAGGACTTGATTTCGTCAAGGTTATCTTGGCTCAGACGGACAGAATCAGTTGGAAAAAAGCGGTGCCAGGTTTGCCGGTCAAATTGTTCGTAATTCATCCATTCATCCATTTTTAAAATCCCTTTGTCGTCTATTTGTAAGCGTTTACTATCAATCATAGCACATTTCGTCCAACATACCATTTTGTTCGAGCTTTCACTATTTTTAGCAAGCGCTAGACGCAATCTTTCACCAGTATAGCAAATTTAGGTTAACCTGCGGGGGATAATCTAGCTTATAATTAAGAAAAACCAACAAGGAGTATTGCCATGACTGTTTTTACCACTACTTTAACAGCGACAATTAACCAAACTACCGAAACGAGCGCTCGCGCCCCCTTCATTCTGCAGCTCAGCAGCGGCGACCTGCCTCTCACGACTTTCCGCTACTACCTAATTCAGGACAACCACTACCTGACGGCCTTTAACCGGCTCCACCAGGAAATTGCGACCCACTTGCCAGCAAACGAAGGCGCGATTTTAAGCCACCTCGGGGAAGGAGAAGACGCTGCCCGCCAACGGATGCACAGGGAAATCGGCCTGGGCACACAGGAACTGCAAGAAACTCCCGTCGCCCCTAACGCATACTCCTACATCACCCATATGTACTACCAGCTAGACCGTTACGGCGCCGCAGCTGCTATCGCCGGTCTCCTTCCCTGCTACTGGCTGTACAGTGAGCTGGCCCAGCGTTTAGCCGTCAAGCACAGCCCGGTTCACCTGTACCAGGAGTTCTTTGACAGCTACACCGCCGCAGATTTCACTACCAGCACGGAACAAATGAAGGCGATCGTCAACCAGCAAGCCGCGAGTGTCGACGAACTTGGCCGCCAGCAAATGACCCGGGCATTTCAAATTTCCTGCTACTACGAGGAGCAGTTTTGGCAAATGGCCTTTGACCAGCAGGAATGGCAGTAGGCTGAAAGAAAATAATAACGAACAAGGCCATAGTGCGCATCATCCCCTAATCCGCACTGTGGCCTTCGTTGTTAATTTTTCACTGTTTTGATGAGTCGAGCAACGTTTTCTGCCGTCAGTGCGATATCGTGCGGTCCATCTGCAATCGCCTGTTCCAACGGTTTTGCTCCCACGGGGGTCGCAAAAATTGCGTCCATTGCTTCTTGACCGTATAAGCTGTCAATCCCCTTGCCAACGTTGCCGGCCAGCACAATGACCGGTGCCTGCGGAGCCACCGTCTTCGTTGCCAGTGCGACCCCATATGGCGTCTTACCAAACTTGGTCTGGAAATCAATGCCACCTTCACCGGTAAAGACCAGGTCGGCATCCACCGCCCGTTCCTTGAGCTTGGTAAATTCAACAACCAGGTCAATTCCCCGGGCCATCTCGGAATTGGTAAAGGCTATTAGACCGGTTCCAAGGCCCCCAGCGGCGCCGGCCCCCGGCCGTTGTTCAAGGTCCAGGTGGAGGTCTCGTTTAATGATCTCCGCGTAGTGGTGCAAGTTTCGGTCCAGGATGCTAACCATTTCCGGAGTTGCGCCCTTCTGCGGTCCAAATACCGCGGAAGCCCCTTCCTTCCCGGTCAATGGGTTGGTAACGTCCGATGCAATCAATACCTGGGTGGTTTGGATTCGGGGATCTAAATCACGGACATCAATCCGGGCAAGTCGGTCGAGGGCGCCACCGCCGAGCGGGAGTTCATTACCACTCGCATCCAGCAAGTGAGCACCAAGTGCTTGGGCCATCCCCGCGCCGCCGTCGTTGGTAGCTGAGCCCCCAATCCCGAGAATAATCTTTCTGACGCCATGGTTCAGTGCGTCGAGCATTAATTCTCCGGTACCATAAGTCGTCGCAATCATTGGGTTATGCGTCTGGTCGTTAACATACTGAATGCCACTAGCCTGAGCCATTTCGATTACCGCCGTCCGGCCATCACCCAAGATGCCATAGTAGGCCTCGCTCAGTTCGTTCAGCGGGTTGTGAACCCTTTTCTTCATCAGGTGGCCCCGCGTAGCATCGACTAGCGATTGGACGGTTCCCTCCCCGCCATCAGCCATGGGGACCAGCTCATAATCTGCTTTCGGAAAGATCCGGGCGACACCGGTCCGAATCGCTTCAGCTACCTGCTTGGCAGTCAGCGAACCCTTAAATGAGTCCGGTGCAATCACAATCTTCATCATAATTCCTCCTTACCGGCTATTAAATCAAGTGCAGGAAACCATATAGAACCGTGGCGGTCAGACAAGCCGAGCCCCCACAAATCGCTTCGTATAAGATTCCCTGTGAGCGCTGCTTGATGTCCATGTTCATGGCGTTTGCGGTGACGTGGAAGTAGTTTCCCTGGGGCAGCTGGTCGATTACGATTGCCCCCGTGTGAACCATCGCTGCCGCTGCTAATGGCTGGACCCCAAAACCCAAAATTGCCTTGGAGAAGGAACCAGTAGCCAGGATAACACCGGTCGAAGTAGACGCCGCGGCACCAGCCATTAAAATACCAGAAAGTGGCGCTAGGAAGACCCCGGAAATGTGACTGACCTTGATTGCGGAAATCAGTAGCTGCGGCAGGCTCGATTCGGTAATCGTCGCCCCAATTGCCCCGGCACCAATCAAGATCATGACCACCGGCGTCATCTTCACCATCCCGGTCTGGGCATATTCACGAATCCGTTTCCCCTTGTGCATTGCTAATGCCCCGATAATCGCGGCAAATGGCAGGACGTAGGTCGCGTCTAAGTCAATCGTACTCATCCAGTGCACATGCAGGAGCTAGCCAATCGGGTTAATCAATAGCAAAACAACCGCGATGATTGGCGTAACTAACGAGGAGCCCAGGGATGGCAAATCTTCTTGCTCAATCCGGGGATTATCAGCCAGGTCAGCTGGCAAGACCGCGTCACCCTTATGTTTAATCAGTGAAGCAACGATCACCGTCACGATTAACGCCACAACCGCTGGAATGAAGTCAGCAATCATGACCTGACTGAGGTTGAGGCCAAAACCCTTCGCCGCCGCAATCGTGTTCGCGTTTGGTGAAATAATGTTGCCGGCCTTGCCACCACCAGAAAGGGCAACCAGCAGGGCGAGTTTTGAAATATGGCTCCGTTCGCCGACCTCCAGTGCAATCGGTGCCACAATTAGCACCGCGACCGGGATAAAAACGCCAACCGCGGTGATCACCATCGTGGCTAAGGCCAGGGCTAGGATCGCCATCCGGTCACCCATCTTGCCAACAATGGTCCGGGCAATCGTGTTGGCGGCCCCCGAATCCATCATCACGCCGGCTAACACTCCGGCGGCCAGGACCCGAACGACCGTCCCCATAACACTCTGGGAACCCTTCACCAGAATATTAACGGTCTGCAACAGACTGGCGCCACCAACCAGTGAGCCAATAATTGCACCAATAAGCAGCGAGTACACCGCATCGACTTTTCTTAAAATCAAAATAATTACAATGGCTAGGGAGTGGGACAGAACTAGTTTGTCTAGTTCGTTGTCCCACCCCCGCAAGGATGGCTAGGTTGGTCAAGCGCTGATAAATCAGCGTTTGAACTGCCAGCCAGCTACTGCGCTATTGCATTTTTATCTTTAAAACAGTAAAGAGACTGAGTTAATTTCCAGCCTCACCCCACCAAGAAACAAGCACAGCTTACCATCCCCTTTATCTATCAATAATAAACACAAATTAAGAATACGCCGATTAGATTGAGAATACAATAACAAGCTGTTTAGGGAGCAGAAACATTAGGTTAATCTTGCTTTCATGTTGCTTAGTCGGGACGGCTGCCAGACCTTATCGGCCCAGTTTGTTAAGTCACATACAATCTTAAATAGTGAAAACAAAAAGTGGACCGGTACCCAGCAGGCAACCAATCCACTTTTTATTATGCAGTTGCCGGATCATCACCGGCAATTTTGGTTTTATTGAGCAGCAGTGATGAAGTAACGACCGATACTGATGAAAATGCCATCGCCAAGGCCGCCAGCTCCGGACTGAGTTGGAAGCCGACCGCCATAAACAAGCCGGCGGCAATCGGGATCCCGACCGTGTTGTAAACCAGCGCCCAGAAGAGGTTCAGCTTAATCCGGTTAAAGGTCTTCTTGGAAATATCTAAAGCCCGTACGACCCCACGTAAATCATTTTGAACCAAGACAATGCCACCGGAATCAATTGCGATATCCGTTCCGGAACCCATGGCGATCCCAACGTCTGCCGTCGAGAGGGCTGGGGCATCATTGATTCCGTCACCGACAAAGGCCACCTTAGCACCCGCATTCTGGAGTTCCTTGATATGCTGGGCCTTTTCGTTTGGCAAGACGCCAGCAATCACCTGGTCGATGCCGACCTGGTCAGCAATTGCTTGAGCGACCGCCGCATTATCACCGGTCAGCATCACCGTTTTGAGTCCCCGGGCCCTCAACTCCTTAATTGCTTCTGGCGAACTAGCCTTCGGGACATCTTGAATGGCAATTAGGCCGATAATGTTCCACGCTAAGCCAACGTAGACTACCGTCTTGGCTTCACTTTGCAGTTTCTCCGCCGTCATTTTCATTTCCCGGGAAATATTAATTTCCTCGAGGAGGCGTTCACTGCCGACGAAGGCTTCCTGACCCTGGTACTCGGCCCGGACGCCTTTCCCTTCGATGGCCGCAAATTCACGGACCTGTTCAATGTTCAAGCCATCATCCGCGGCCCGCTTCATGATTGCCGTTGCCAGCGGGTGTTCGGAGGATTCTTCTAGGCTGGCGGCAACTTGCAGAACCTGCTTAGTATCCCCGATGATATCCGTTACCTGAGGCTTACCGACAGTAATCGTCCCGGTCTTATCAAAGACGACCGTGTCCAGATCACTGACTTCCTGGAGCACTTCCCCATTCTTGATGAGCACACCCATCTTGGCACTACGGGCGGTCCCCACCATCAGCGCCGTTGGGGTCGCCAAACCGAGCGCACATGGGCAGGCAATCACTACCACGGATACGGCAAACAGCATCGCTTGCACTGCCGTAGCGTCGAGGAAGGAATACCAGATGACAAAAGTTAAAATGGCGATTACAAGCACCGCAGGCACGAAGATGTTAGAAATCTTGTCGGTCAGGTTCTGGATCGGGGCGTGACTCGTCTGGGCTTTCTTTACCATGTCGACAATCTGGGCCAGCATGGTATCAGAGCCGATTTTAGTGGCCTTGAAGGTAATCGTCCCGTTACTGTTGATCGTAGAACCAACGACCATATCCCCGACCTTTTTTACTACTGGAATGCTTTCCCCGGTGACCATCGACTCGTCGATAGTGGAGGAACCCGCGGTGATTTGGCCGTCAACTGGGACCTTTTCACCCGGCTTAACCCGGATTAAGTCACCAACTTGGACCCGGTCCAGCGGTACCTTAACGAATTGGCCGTCCTTCAGCACCTCAGCATCCTTGGCCTGGAGTCCCATCAGCTTGCCAAGGGCATTGGAAGCGTTGTTGTGCATTTTCTCCTCCATTGCGTCACCAAGCAGGACGAAGACGGTCACAAAGGCCGCACTTTCAAAGTAAACCGGGCGGCCGGTTACCATCGCAAAAACACTATAAAAGTAGGCCACGGCAGTCCCGGCCGCTACCAGGGTGTTCATGTTGGCACTGTGCTTCTTAAAGGCCCCAATCGCGCTCTTCCAGTATGGGGCCGCCGAAATCAGCATGATAATGGTCGTCGTGACTAGGGCAATCCAGTTGTAGGCGGGCATCATCCAGTGAAAGGGCATCGCTAACATCTGGACGAGCATCGGGATTGCCAGGATAAAGGAAATCCAGAAACGCTGGATGTTAGTCAGCTTCATCACTTTACGACCACCTTTCCGTGGAACATATCCATGCCGCAAGCGTAGTTGTAGGTGCCGGGCTGGTCGGTCGGAATATTAACGGTAACCTCCTTTTGGCCATCGAGCTTCACGTCGACGTCGAGGTCCTTGAAGACGACTTCATTCATGCAGCCCATGTTGTCAGAAGGAATAAATTTCAACTGCGCCGGCTTGCCCTGCTTAAAGGTCACCACCTCCGGCTTATAGCCATGGTTAGCAGCATTGACGGCAAATTTTTTACTCTGTTCTTTTGAAAAAATACTCATTATTTTACAACGACCTTTCCGTGAAACATATCCATACCACAAGCAAAATTAAACGTTTCTTTCTTATCCGTCGGGATTTTAATCGACGTCACCTTTTGTTTCGTCAAGTCTTTATTGACCCCAAGTTGCTCAAAAACGACGTGCGACAGGCAGGCCGTCGAATCATGCATCTCAAAGTTAACCTCGGCTGGGACGCCTTTTTTCAGCACCACGGTCGCCGGGGAATAGCCGCCGTCGACCACGATGGTCGCGTTTTGGACGTCATCAACCACCGTTGACTGGCCGACCGCTTCCGTATGCTTGCCCAAGAACCACCACAGGATAAAGGCGATTGCTAACAGGCCCACAATCAGCACCAGGAGTTGACTAATATTCATTTTTTCACCTCATTAACAAAAATGTTCACCCTTATACAGGCAGTTACAAGGAACTGTTTCGGGCGCCGTCCGCGCCTTTTCATCGATCACCTTGCGCATGGTCGCCAGGTCCGTTTGCGAAACTGGAGAATCCTTCAGCAGCTGTAGCAAGATTTCACCCTTGTGCATATCACACAACTTATCAAGAAACTGCCGCGCCATTTGCGACATCATCGCTGTCTGACTGACAGTCGGAATATAGATAAAGCGCCGCCCGTCCGGCTCGGTCCGCAACAGGCCCTTTTTCACCAACCGGCGCAGCAGGGTTTTGATTGTTGATTCGGTCCAATCACACTCAGCCTGAAGTTCAGTAATCACCTTGTTGCTGTGGGCCTTACCCAGTGTCCAGATAATCCGCATGACTTCCCACTCGGCATCTGTAATTGCACTCTCTTGTTCTACCTCGTCTTTCATCTATTCGCCCCTCTTCCGTTTTAGTTTACAATTGTAACTATAAGCTTAGTGTTTACATTTGTAAACAATAAAGAATTAAAAAAAGAGGCTGGAAATTAACTCAACCTCTTTAATATTTTAAAGTTAGTAATGCATCAGCGCAGTAGCTGGCTGGCAGTTCAAACGCTGATAAATCAGCGTTTGAACAACCTAGCCATCCTTGCGGAGGTTCGAAGACAAACGCCCCAAATCAGCTTGCTAGCCGGTTTGGGGCGTTTTTTCTCACTCTCATTCTCTGTCATTATGGCTTCGGGAAGTTCAGCTTAGGATAATCCTTTAGCTCAGGTGCGTCCGTCGAATAGTCGTCAATCGTTGTCTGATTATTATTCTTCGTCTTCGCACTGGTTTTCTGCTTCTTTTGTGCGTCTTGCAGGTTGCGCAAGCTCTTCTTCAGGTTATAAGTGTAGTCCTTCTTATCAACCTTCTTAAAGCCTGGCAACTTGTAGAAGCGGAGCAGGTCACCGTTGACGACCCGGTCGGAGAGGCCAAGGTCCGTGGTAACGTACTTTTGAATCTTGCTAAATTCCTTCTTCTGCTTAGCTGTCGCCTTGGTAATCTGCTTACCGTTCTTGGTGTAGTAGTAGTCACCATTGTACTTAGTGTACTTTGGCGTTACCCAGTCACCATTCCGGAATGGCACAATCTGGTTCCGTCCTGGAGAAAGCAGGTCTTGACCAAACTGAATGTAGTTTTTAGAACTGATTCCCAGCAGGTCTTCGATGGTCGGCAGCACATCGATTTCACCACCGTAAGTGTGATCAATTCCACCCTTGAGGCCTGGCATATTAATCATAAATGGTACCTTTTGAAACATTGCCAGGTCGTAGTTGGTAACCTTCTTCTTGTGAAGGATCTGGGCAATCGCTGGCTGGTGGTTGTTGGAAATCCCGTAGTGGTCACCATACAGGATCAGAACGCTGTTTTGCCGCAGCCCGGACTTGTCCAGGTAGTCGAGGAATTCGCCGAGGGACTCATCAAGGTAGCGCGCCGTCTGTACGTACGGATCTACGGTGTCATCACCGGTGTTCCACGGCTGGATATCCTTATTTTGCTTATCCAAGATGTACGGGTAGTGGTTCGTCACCGTAATCAGCTTCGCGTAGAACGGCTGCGGGAGCTGCTCGATATAGTGAGCACTCTCCTTCATAAAAATCTTATCCTTCATCCCGTAGCCGGCATCGTAGTCCTTGGTCTTCGGGTAGTACTCCTTGCTAAAGAAGTACTGGTAGCCAAATGACTTGTAGGCATTGTCACGGTTCCAAAAACTCGGGACATCCCCGTGGAAGGAGGCCGTCGTATAACCAAGTTTCTGATGGAGGAGGGCCGGTGCGGACTGGAAGGTATTAGTCGTGCCGTCAGTAACCATCGCGGACCCTTCTGGCAAACCGTACAATGAGTTTTCCAGCATCATTTCCGCGTCGGCCGTCTTCCCCTGACCAACCTGGTGGAAGAAGTTATCAAAGGCCAGCGTGTCGCTCGCGTGGTAGAGCTTGTTCAGGTTTGGCATTACCTCCTGGCCATCCTGCTTATAGTCAATCATAAACTGTTGGAGACTCTCCAGGTGAATGACAAAGATATTTTTCCCCTTTGCCACCCCTTCATACTGGACGTTGGGCCCCGCGTAGTTGTGGTGGATGAAGTTCAGGACTGGTTTCAGCTGATCCTGGTCGGCCCGGGCCTTAACCACGCTATTATGGGTGGTCTTAACCCCGTCGTAAATCGTGTAAGCCTGCAAGCCGAGGTACTTCACAATGTAGTTATTATCAAAGGTCCGCGTCAGCAGCTGGGAACGGTCTGACTCCGCCATTCCCAAGTTCGCACCAAACAGGACGAAACCGAGGGCGGTCACCGTCATCGCATAGCGAATTTTAAAGCGCCGCATATCCACCCGGATCAAGTGGAAGAGCAATACCAGGGCAAGGATAATGACGTCCGCATAAACCAGGAAGTCCTCCGGGCGGATAATCCCCATCAAACTCTTTCCCAGGTTATTGGAAGCCGCTCCCGACCCCTTGATCACGTTAAAGGTGATAAAGTCGGAAAACTCCCGGTAGTATAAAATATTGGAGAACAGCCAGGTTGACAGTAATGCATTAATAATCAGCATTAGCCAATAGGACAGCCGTCCCCTAAAGTACAGCGCGATTCCCAGGAAGACCAAGGCCCCCGGGATCGTATTAAAGGCCAGTAGGAAGTGTTGCATACTCCCCTTCACGCCAAGGTTGAATTCATTCTGATATGCCCAGTAACTCTTAATACAGAATAAGAGCACGACGAGCAGAAAGAACCCGAGCTTAGTATTTAAGCCGCGGCGCAACTTCTGCAACGCTGTTTTCATTGATTAGTTCCTCCATAAAAAGTATCAGCATTAACAATAATACATTCTAAGCGTTAAAGGCAATTGACAAAAGCCTATTTTTCAAAAATTTTAAGATTACGGGCAACTTTTTCGCCGGCACCGCTTACAGCCACTTACGCTTCCCGCGTGAAGATGTTAAGATTGGTGGTTGTAATTTGTGGAAGGGGAAATCGGATACCATGTCAATTAACAAACGCCAAGCAGATTTAATGTTGTTTATCGTCGCCATCCTCTGGGGAAGCAGCTACGTCTTCGCCAAGCTCACCGTGGAGGCGGGGATGCACTCCGGCCTCATCAACGCCTGCCGGG of Limosilactobacillus oris contains these proteins:
- a CDS encoding ATP-binding protein — translated: MFVRSKQLDQLKNSISDSTIKVVYGVRRGGKTTLLEQLRSYLKRQGVPSARILIYDFDHPANAQQDPTQLFQQIKKRLTRDQVTYLFFDELETVPNYQLLVQKLVHLPRVDLYITSSAVSIQRLASQFPCRMVYLGPLRFQEFLTYHQLSANLSSLYHYLNTGGFPFAQEIRNFTAARNYFEGVINTIILNGFSQRNTLCNAGLVQQLALFLANHAGELTNVSRVVASLQDGSVNVSNKTLAAYLDFLQQGFLFSPCQELNLKTGMAKPTNAQYFPIDPSLRSILANKQNALSERNLAIVVFNELRSRGYQVFTSCKGHPVTFVGIQNQQRHYFQFNFSLLTDAAYQKTVADLHRLPDDGPRTLILAKQGDHQLPGDDQVQTVSLVDWLMTE
- the coaA gene encoding type I pantothenate kinase; this encodes MDEWMNYEQFDRQTWHRFFPTDSVRLSQDNLDEIKSLNDRISLTDVQDVYLPLIKLLQLHYQNFLEWQMQKANFLQQPVRRVPYIIGIAGSVAVGKSTIARLLSILLNKLLPDKRVELMTTDGFLYPNAELKRRGIMDRKGFPESYDMEKLLKFLNDVKAGEPVVTAPTYSHQVYDVQPDKPLVIDRPDILIVEGINTLQLPSNQRLYVSDYFDWSIYVDADPDLIECWYLQRFGLLLKTAFTDPSNYYYPYSQGNQEEAFAMAKDVWRRVDLPNLIDFILPTKTRANLILHKTHGHVVDRLYLRRG
- a CDS encoding thiaminase II — its product is MTVFTTTLTATINQTTETSARAPFILQLSSGDLPLTTFRYYLIQDNHYLTAFNRLHQEIATHLPANEGAILSHLGEGEDAARQRMHREIGLGTQELQETPVAPNAYSYITHMYYQLDRYGAAAAIAGLLPCYWLYSELAQRLAVKHSPVHLYQEFFDSYTAADFTTSTEQMKAIVNQQAASVDELGRQQMTRAFQISCYYEEQFWQMAFDQQEWQ
- a CDS encoding glycerate kinase encodes the protein MKIVIAPDSFKGSLTAKQVAEAIRTGVARIFPKADYELVPMADGGEGTVQSLVDATRGHLMKKRVHNPLNELSEAYYGILGDGRTAVIEMAQASGIQYVNDQTHNPMIATTYGTGELMLDALNHGVRKIILGIGGSATNDGGAGMAQALGAHLLDASGNELPLGGGALDRLARIDVRDLDPRIQTTQVLIASDVTNPLTGKEGASAVFGPQKGATPEMVSILDRNLHHYAEIIKRDLHLDLEQRPGAGAAGGLGTGLIAFTNSEMARGIDLVVEFTKLKERAVDADLVFTGEGGIDFQTKFGKTPYGVALATKTVAPQAPVIVLAGNVGKGIDSLYGQEAMDAIFATPVGAKPLEQAIADGPHDIALTAENVARLIKTVKN
- a CDS encoding copper-translocating P-type ATPase, encoding MKLTNIQRFWISFILAIPMLVQMLAMPFHWMMPAYNWIALVTTTIIMLISAAPYWKSAIGAFKKHSANMNTLVAAGTAVAYFYSVFAMVTGRPVYFESAAFVTVFVLLGDAMEEKMHNNASNALGKLMGLQAKDAEVLKDGQFVKVPLDRVQVGDLIRVKPGEKVPVDGQITAGSSTIDESMVTGESIPVVKKVGDMVVGSTINSNGTITFKATKIGSDTMLAQIVDMVKKAQTSHAPIQNLTDKISNIFVPAVLVIAILTFVIWYSFLDATAVQAMLFAVSVVVIACPCALGLATPTALMVGTARSAKMGVLIKNGEVLQEVSDLDTVVFDKTGTITVGKPQVTDIIGDTKQVLQVAASLEESSEHPLATAIMKRAADDGLNIEQVREFAAIEGKGVRAEYQGQEAFVGSERLLEEINISREMKMTAEKLQSEAKTVVYVGLAWNIIGLIAIQDVPKASSPEAIKELRARGLKTVMLTGDNAAVAQAIADQVGIDQVIAGVLPNEKAQHIKELQNAGAKVAFVGDGINDAPALSTADVGIAMGSGTDIAIDSGGIVLVQNDLRGVVRALDISKKTFNRIKLNLFWALVYNTVGIPIAAGLFMAVGFQLSPELAALAMAFSSVSVVTSSLLLNKTKIAGDDPATA
- a CDS encoding cupredoxin domain-containing protein, which translates into the protein MSIFSKEQSKKFAVNAANHGYKPEVVTFKQGKPAQLKFIPSDNMGCMNEVVFKDLDVDVKLDGQKEVTVNIPTDQPGTYNYACGMDMFHGKVVVK
- a CDS encoding cupredoxin domain-containing protein → MNISQLLVLIVGLLAIAFILWWFLGKHTEAVGQSTVVDDVQNATIVVDGGYSPATVVLKKGVPAEVNFEMHDSTACLSHVVFEQLGVNKDLTKQKVTSIKIPTDKKETFNFACGMDMFHGKVVVK
- a CDS encoding CopY/TcrY family copper transport repressor, yielding MKDEVEQESAITDAEWEVMRIIWTLGKAHSNKVITELQAECDWTESTIKTLLRRLVKKGLLRTEPDGRRFIYIPTVSQTAMMSQMARQFLDKLCDMHKGEILLQLLKDSPVSQTDLATMRKVIDEKARTAPETVPCNCLYKGEHFC
- a CDS encoding LTA synthase family protein → MKTALQKLRRGLNTKLGFFLLVVLLFCIKSYWAYQNEFNLGVKGSMQHFLLAFNTIPGALVFLGIALYFRGRLSYWLMLIINALLSTWLFSNILYYREFSDFITFNVIKGSGAASNNLGKSLMGIIRPEDFLVYADVIILALVLLFHLIRVDMRRFKIRYAMTVTALGFVLFGANLGMAESDRSQLLTRTFDNNYIVKYLGLQAYTIYDGVKTTHNSVVKARADQDQLKPVLNFIHHNYAGPNVQYEGVAKGKNIFVIHLESLQQFMIDYKQDGQEVMPNLNKLYHASDTLAFDNFFHQVGQGKTADAEMMLENSLYGLPEGSAMVTDGTTNTFQSAPALLHQKLGYTTASFHGDVPSFWNRDNAYKSFGYQYFFSKEYYPKTKDYDAGYGMKDKIFMKESAHYIEQLPQPFYAKLITVTNHYPYILDKQNKDIQPWNTGDDTVDPYVQTARYLDESLGEFLDYLDKSGLRQNSVLILYGDHYGISNNHQPAIAQILHKKKVTNYDLAMFQKVPFMINMPGLKGGIDHTYGGEIDVLPTIEDLLGISSKNYIQFGQDLLSPGRNQIVPFRNGDWVTPKYTKYNGDYYYTKNGKQITKATAKQKKEFSKIQKYVTTDLGLSDRVVNGDLLRFYKLPGFKKVDKKDYTYNLKKSLRNLQDAQKKQKTSAKTKNNNQTTIDDYSTDAPELKDYPKLNFPKP